CAATAGTGCGGTCAGAAGAAGTTGTTTCTTCCGCTGCAGCAGCTGCTGGAGCAGGAGCTTCTTCTTTTTGCGCCGGAGCCGGTGCTGCCTCTGCAGCTTGTGGAGCTTGTTGTGCCGGTGCACCTGAACCTTCGCCTACAATCGCGATTACTTGGCCAACTTCAACTGTGTCGCCTTCTGCAGCCAATAGTTCAGACAAAACGCCCGCTTCTTCTGAAATGACTTCGACGTTCACTTTATCTGTTTCCAATTCAACGATGAATTCACCTTTATCCACGTTTTCACCGGGTTGTTTCAACCATTTTGCAATTGTACCTTCTGTAATCGATTCTGCTAGTTCAGGTACTCTGATCTCTGCCACAATAAATTCCTCCTCGTAGGTATACCGTTTTTAACGGATAGGCTACTTTGTATAAGTAGTTTTTTATTTAATTGTAAAGCTTCCTTACTTGTTATATCACTTTTTCAATGCTTCTTCAATAATTCGGTTCTGTTCTTTCTTATGGGAAGCCCCGTCACCTTCAGAAGGGCTTGAACGCTTAATGCGTCCCACGTAAGAAATTTTCTTGCCGTCAGCCAGCTGCTCCAGGTACGGAGAAGCGAATGACCATGTTCCCATGTTCTTCGGCTCTTCCTGAACCCATACTAAATCTTTTGCTTTAGGGAAGCGTGCAAGAATTTCCTGAATCTTCTCTGATGGGAATGGATACAGCTGCTCTACACGAATCACATGCAAGTAGTCGAATCCTTCACCGTCTTTGATTTTCTCAGCCAGGTCGATTGCCATCTTCCCGCTTGCGAATAGAATCTTCTTCACCTTTTCAGGCTTCGTTCCCGTGCCAGGCTGTTCAAGAACTGTCTTGAAGTGACCTTCTGTTAAGTCTTCAACATCTGCTCCCACCAGCGGGTGACGCAGAAGTGACTTAGGTGTAGCAATAACTAACGGACGTTCTGCCTCGCTGCCGAGAATTTTCGACTGGCGGCGCAATACGTGGAAGTAGTTTGCTGCACTGGAGATATTCGCAACTGTCCAGTTGTTTTCCGCACAAAGCTGTAAATAACGCTCGATACGTGCACTGGAGTGCTCCGGCCCCTGACCTTCATATGCGTGCGGCAGCAATAGAACTAATCCTGACTGCTGACCCCACTTCGAGTAGCTTGAAGATACGAACTGGTCAAACATTACTTGTGCCATGTTGGAGAAGTCACCATACTGCGCTTCCCAGATGGACATTGTTTTGTCTTCTTCCAGGTTATAACCGAATTCATATCCGACAATTCCTGCTTCTGTCAGTGGGCTGTTATACGCAACGAATGAAGCATTAGATCCGCTGATATGGTGCAATGGAACAAGCTCTTCACCTGTTTTATCATCATGCAGCACTAAGTGACGCTGTGCGAATGTACCGCGCTGAATATCTTGTCCAGTCATACGAATCGGCTTGCCGTCCTGCAAAATAGAACCGAACGCCAATTGCTCCGCATGTGCCCAGTCAATTTTACCTTTGCCTTTAAACGGCTCTTCGCGACGCTTCAAGATTTTATCCAGCTTGCTGAATACAGAGAAGTCAGCCGGGTAGGTCAGAAGTTCTTCGTTCATTTTACGAAGGCGTTCTTCTGGTACGCCTGTTTCCAAGTCGCGCGGAAGTCCGGCCAGTACCCCTTCAGGTGTGGCATTGGAAATTTCCGGTGCGTCAGCGGAAGCTTCTTTTACGTGGTCGTACGCTTCTTGCATTGTTGCGATGACTGACTTGTCCATTTCCTTAACTTCATCGTCTGTCATAATCTTCTGCTCGACCAGACGCTGTCCGTAAATTTCACGGACTGTCGGATGTTTATGGATTTCGTGGTACATCACCGGATTCGTCACTAGCGGCTCATCCATTTCGTTATGTCCGTAACGGCGGTAACCGATTAAGTCGATTAACACATCCTTGCCGAACTTCTGACGATATTCAAATGCCAGTTTTGCTACTGCAAGCACTTCTTCAGGATGATCTGCATTCACGTGGAATACAGGCACTTCAAAGCCTTTTGCAGGATCGGACGCATAATGTGTAGAACGGGAATCATAATATTCTGTCGTAAAGCCGATTGTATTGTTGGCAATTACGTGAATAGATCCGCCGGTTCTGAATCCGCGGACACGGGAATAGTTGAATGATTCCGGAACAATACCCTGTCCCGGGAATGCAGCATCCCCGTGTACAAGCACTGCATACGCAGCATTTGTATCCTGTTGCGGAATACCGGGTTTATCGGTGTTTTCCTGAGCAGCACGTGTCTGTCCAGTAATTACAGGGTTTACGACTTCCAGGTGAGACGGGTTATACGCCAGGAAGCGTTCCATCCCAGATTTTCCTTTATGAAGCGCACCCATATGGTATTTCACGTCGCCGAACCAGCCGCGCGTTACTTCCAATGATCCGTCTTTTGGCAAGAACGGAGAAGCCGGAACGCCTGCAAATTCTGCAAACATCATTTCGTATGGTTTATTTAAGTTATGTGTCAGCACGTTCAGACGTCCGCGGTGAGCCATGCCAATCAGCATTTTCTTCACTTTTGCTTCTTCTGAACGGCGCACTAATTCATCGATTAAGACGACTAGCGTGTCTACACCTTCGATAGAGAAACGTTTAGCACCGACGAATGTACGGTGAATGAATTTTTCAAAGCCTTCGATTTTCGTCAGACGCTCAAGAAGTTCTTTCTTGTCTTCCCCTGACATATTCGACGTTACTTCGCCGTTTTCAATTTTTGTTTGAATCCAGTTACGTTCTGTTTCATCGATCAAGTGAGCGAATTCATATGCGATAGAGCCTGTGTAAAGAGACTTCAGATAATTCATCGCGTCCAATCCGTTTTCCACTGTCGCTGGAACGTTTTTCAAGAACAAAGTTGCTGGCAATCCGACCAGATCGCTTTCCGTCAACCCATGGTATGACAGTTCAAGACGTGTTGTATCTTTTGGCCGATCGTTTAATGGATAAATGTCCGCTGCAAGATGCCCATAAGAACGAATGGCTTCAAGTAACGAATAGACGGCAAGAACTTTACGCAGATCCGTTTGTGAACCTTGCGCTACGACTGCCTGTTGACCTGAATCATCCATCTGAGGCGCACCAAAATTCCTGAATAGCTCAGCTAAGTCAGGATCTACTGCATTTGCATCTGTTTTGAACAGATCGTACATTTCCATTACATACCCAAGGTTTGGACCCGAAAAAGCTGCATACGGGGAACGATGGGAATCCACATTGTTCGACATGTAATATGACCTCCACATTTGCCTATTGGCTTGTTGTGTTTATTTTCACTGCTTCTATACAATAATAGCACGCAAAACCTATAACTGAAAGGGATTAATACCAAGTTCCGAAGTTTTCTGCAAAGTGACTGAAAAATATTGCGATATTAGCGAAAACTCTGTCTGCACGGTAACTTGCGCGCACTTCTTATTTCTGGAACGATAAAATCAAATCTGCCATTTTTTCAGGGGTTTTTGGTTCTGTCGTCTTTTCAATATTCGACAGCAATCGGGCTTTCTCCTTCACAAGTTCAGCAAATTGTTCTGCAACCGGCTGATCTGCGAACTGTTCCTCTTCCACTTGCAGCGCCAAACCTTTGGATGCGAAGTACTTCGCGTTTAATATCTGATCCCCGCGGCTTTTTGACGCAGCAAGCGGAACCAGAAGCATTGGCTTGTGTATGGCGAGCAGTTCAAATATCGCATTCGAGCCGGCACGTGAAATTGCGTAATCTGCAGCCGCCAGCAGATCAGGCAGCTCATCTGTGACATATTCATACTGCGCATAGCCTGCCACACCAGACAGCTGCGGATCCACATTTCCTTTGCCGCATAAATGAATCAGCTGATAGCGTGCCAGCAATTCCGGCAGCTCTGCACGAATCGCCTCATTTAAAACAGCGGAGCCCTGACTGCCGCCCATGATGATGAACACCGGCTTCTCCGCTGTCAATCCTGCCATGCGCAGCCCCCGCTCTTTATCGCCGCTGAATAATTCGGGACGGATAATCGGGCCAGTGCACGCAGATTTCGCTTCCGGGACATATTGTAATGTTTGTTCAAAGACAGTGAAGATGTGCGACGAGAACGGCAGTGCCAATCTATTCGCAAGCCCGGGTGTGACGTCACTCTCGTGAACAACGACCGGCACGTTGGCAAGTTTGGCCGCCATTACGACAGGAACTGAAACGAACCCCCCTTTTGAAAAGATGATTTCCGGTTTAATTTTGCGCAAAATCGCGAGAGCCTGTAATGTCCCTGCCCCTACCCGGAATGGGTCTGTAAAATTCTTCATTGAAAAGTAACGGCGCAGTTTGCCGCTTTGTATTGCGTGATAAACGACCTCGGGATGCCCTGACCCGATCAGTTCTTTTTCGATTCCTTCATGGGAACCAATATAGTGCACACCATACCCTTTACCCAAAAAAACGGGAATTAATGCCTGATTCACGGAAACGTGTCCTGCTGTCCCGCCACCTGTTAACACCACTACCGGCTGTTTCATTCATTCCATCCTTCCCTATGTCTTTAACGATATGTATTTCATGCTACAATAGTCAATGTAAAAAATGAAAGTTGAGGATAGTAAAACTATGACTACTGCAGCGAAACCTTTACAGCAAAAAACGTCTATAATCATTAAAATCATGATTCCGATTGTTATTACGCAAGTGGCACTCTATCTGATGTCGTTCTTCGATATTCTGATGACAGGACGTTATGATACGTTCCATCTGGCCGGCGTAACCATCGGCAGTTCATTCTGGATACCGGTATATACCGGCCTCTCAGGAATTTTGATGGGTCTGACTCCTATTATCGCACAGCTCATCGGTGCGAAGAATAAAAAAGATGTCCGCCCTACTGTCCAGCAAGCATTATACGTTTCTCTCGCTCTTTCGGCAATGATTTTCATTTTGATCAGGTGGGTGGTGCTGCCCGCCATTACGAGAATGCCGCTTGATGCACCTGTTATTGAAGTGGCGTCTTCCTATCTGACCGGAATGAGTATCGGTCTGGTCCCTTTAATGGCCTATACTGTACTGCGTTCATTCTTTGACGCACTCGGTGCAACCCGAGTCTCGATGTTCATTATTTTATTGTCAGCGCCGATCAATATTGCGCTGAACTATCTATTAATCTTCGGTAATTTCGGATTTCCTGAACTCGGCGGCGCGGGTGCAGGATATGCGTCCGGCTTTACGTATTGGCTGGTGTTCATCATTGCAGTGCTGATTGCCTGGTCGTCAAGACATTTCAAGGAGTACATGCTGTTTCGTAACTGGCAGGGAATTTCTTTCGTCAAGTGGAAAGAGATTTTGCTGATTGGTGTGCCGATCGGTTTATCCATCTTCGTCGAGACGAGCATCTTCTCTGTCGTGACGCTTCTCATGAGCAGCTATTCTGCCCAAGTGATCTCTGCCCATCAGATCGCACTGAACTTTACATCGCTTCTCTATATGGTGCCTCTTAGCGTATCAATGGGCACAACAATACTGGTCGGTCAGTCGGTTGGTGCGAATCAATCAAAAGATGCACGGGAGTATACATACCTGGGCATCGCATTCGCAGTGGTCTTCAGTTTTCTATCCATATTCATCTTGCTGACGTTCCGTGAGTCCATTGCTTCTATGTATACGGCAGACGCTGCGATTATTACACTCGCCATTCATTTCTTCGTCTATGCGGCATTCTTCCAGCTGTCGGACGCTGTACAAGCGCCGATACAAGGCGCACTGCGCGGGTATAAGGATGTAACCATGACATTCCTCGTCGGCGTAGTGTCATTCTGGCTCATCGGATTGCCGACAGGTTTCGTACTCGCACGCTTCACGGAGCTTGGCGCGTACGGCTACTGGGTCGGTCTTATCGTGGGATTGACAGTCGGTGCGGTGATTCTGTCATTCCGTTTACGCTATATACAGAACAAATACCGCGTGATGTAATACGAGCTGCCTTCTGCTTACGAATAGCGGGTGTTGTTTGATGAAGTGAACAGACTGAATCCACATAAACGCTCAGTAACCTCGGTCAAGCGCTCTTACTGACTGGTTAACCGCTCATTCAACCTTGTTACGCGCTCATAACTTTCAGCAAGCGCTCATTAATTACGTTACACGCTCATACTTGCCGCCTAACCGCTCAATACGCCCCCCGTATTCTGGCAAACTATAACTTCAGCAATTACTATATACAAAAAAAGCCGGTGGAGCGCTTCCACCGGCTTTCGTTTTATTTCTGAATGAACTGCTGTGTCCAGTAATGTCCATTGGCATCATAGCCGATTCCGATGTGTGTGAAGCCCGGTGTCAGGATATTCTGTCTGTGTCCTGCGGAATTCATCCACGCAGTAACGACTTCCTGTGCACTGCGCTGGCCCATCGCAATATTCTCTGCTGCCGAACGGTATGTAACGCCATTCATCTTCATCTGATCAAATGGTGAACCGTATGTCGGGCTAGTATGCGAGAAGTACTTATTCGCTGCCATGTCTGCTGATTTCTGTTTTGCTGACTTCTGAAGCGCCGCATCAATCTGCAGCGGCTTGAGGCCTGCTTTGGTCCGCTGTGCATTTGTTAAATCGAGCACGGCCTGTTCCGTGGCAGAAACATTGGCAGTTTGCTGCTGGGACGGATTATTGGTTTGCGGTTTACTTGGCTGTGCCGGCTGCTGCTGCGCAGGCGGTGTCGGTTTCTGCACCGGTCTGCTTGGTTTCTGCGGTGCCGGTTTTTGATAATGGTAATTTCCCCAGTAGTACGAGTACACTTGCTGATTTGATACATTCCATGTGTACGTCTTTGTTTGTACCTGATTTGTCGTGCTTGCCTCTGCTGCATGAACAGGCAAAAGAATAGCTGAGCTTAATAAGATGACGGATAACGATTTTTTCATCTTGGTCCCTCCTTTTCTACGCAACCTATCATAACGTCAGAGAAAAGGAGAAATCTTGGTAAATCAAACCATTTTGTCCAGTGAACTCTACAAAGCTATGAAATGAGAGTTTGAGTCACCTGAGTTTTGGCAACATTATCCGTCAAAGCTGACTATTACCAATAAAAAGCTATTGACACCTAGTTTTCAGGCACATATTGGATATTGTCGAGCTGTTCGCCGATGATTACTAATTTCGATGGAATCTGTATATATTCCGGCATCCAGTTGACCATTCCGTATGCGTATTGAAATAAATGAGAGTAACGCGAGCCTTCCAGCTGAATATACCCTTTCATCCGATAGACAGAGTCCGGTATTGTCCGCACCCAGTCTTCAAAGTGTTCTTGGTTGATCGGCTGATCGAATGACAGCGTTTTGGAAGTGAGCGGTAATCCGCTGCCTGTCGCAACCGGTTGCTTCGGCGCTGCCGCGTTTACCATCTTCTCGATGTAACTGAAATCAGCTTTCGCCTCCACCGTCTGTATAAGCGGTGCATAGCTGTTGAATTGCGTTACCTGCATCGTCACAAATGCCAGCTGGCTGTCTGTCAGCAGATCCGTTTTATTCAGCAGCAGAAAGTTCGCGTGGCGAATTTGCTCCAGGAATAATGTAAGCATGCGCGGAGAGAGCTTGTCACGGTCGATCCAGCGCTTTGCATCGACTACGGTAACAATCCCCTTAACATCCAGCTGATCAGCGAATAACGGAGAGCAGACAGCGTCTAACGCCTCCACCGGATGTGCAGCGCCTGTCGTCTCAATAAACAGCACATCAATTTCAGGGTAATCTGTCAGCAGCCCCTGCAACTGCGCCTCTGTTGATTCAGCACCTGTACAGCAAATGCAGCCGTTCAATAATTCTTTTAGCGGTACTTCTCCCGCATCCTCTACAATTCGACTGTCGACATTCAGTTCGCCGAATTCATTCATCAGAACGGCGGGCTGTCTGCCGGACTTCTTCACCTGCTCCACTAATTGAACAAGTAGCGACGTTTTGCCGCTTCCGAGAAAGCCGCTGAGTAAATATACATCCATCATGAATTTTCATCCTTTCCATAGAGAACACGCGTCCAACCGTAGCTGGACGCGTGTTCAGATCATTATGAGTTGATTTCTTTCAGGACAATTTCTTTCGCTTTCAGCAATTGCGGGTCATCTTCTTTCATTTTGTCCCGTAATTTCTGCATTAAGCCAATTGTCGTATCACCAGTAAGCACACCTGTCTGATCCTGTGACAGATCTTTCTGCAGTGCTTTAACTGCTTCAGTTGTATTGCTGTCATAAAGGCCATCTGCCTCGCCCGGATCATAGCCGACCGCTTCAAGCATTTCTTCAGCTGCCTGCACGGAAGGCGATACGAGCCCTTCGTCCATCTTTTCGGATGAATCCAAGTACGGCAGTGATGCATACGACGGATAAGGCACGTTCACATCCGGTTCGATGCCTTTTTTATGGATCCAGTTGCCGTCAGGTGTCAGCCACTTAGCAGTTGTCAGCTTCAAGTTTGATCCGTCCGGCAATTGTGTCGGTGTCTGAACCGTTCCTTTACCGAACGTTTTCACACCAACGATCGGAATTCCGGCAGACTCTTTCAGCGCCCCGGCTAAGATCTCAGAAGCAGATGCACTGCCTTCGTCTACGATCAATGCGACGGGAACGGTTACTTTTTGTCCGTCTGATGCCGGATATGCTTCAGGCGGCATGCCTTTTTCTTCGGTCTGGAATAAGATCTTTCCTTTTTCCACAAAGAGATCGGAAATGTCGATGGCACCGCTTAAAATGCCGCCCGGGTTCTGGCGCACGTCAATGAGGACGCCTTCCATGCCTTTATCGGTCATTTCATTGAATGCCTCGAGTAATTCCTCATACGTGTGTTCAGAGAACGATGTAATGTTGATATGTGCAATATTATCATCAAGCATCTCTGCGTAGACCGTGTTGATCGGGATCACATCACGGACGATTTTCACGTCAAATGGATCCGATTTCTCACCGCGTCTAACAGACAATGTAACTGTCGATCCTTTTTCACCGCGGATCAGCAGCACTGCTTCGGATGAAGACATGCCTTGTATGCTTTCGCCGTCTACGGAGAGAACGACGTCATTTGGCAGTAAGCCTGCTTTTTCAGCGGGCGAATTTTTAATCGGTGAAACGATGCTGATATAACCGTTTGATTCTTGAATTTCCGCGCCAATCCCTTCAAAGCTTGAAGAAATGCTTTCATTCAATTGTTTCGCTTCTTTTTCATTCAGGTAATCGGAATACGGATCACCCAGAGAATCGACCATTCCGTTAATCGCACCGTCAATAACGACTTGATCATCCACATCGTCAAAATAGTTTTCTTTCAGTTGATCATATGCATCGAAAAGTTTTTTAAACTCTTTTCGTTCACTTCCCACTTGCTGTGGCTTGACGACTTCTACAACCTTTTCATCACCGACCGTCAGCGCGAAGAATGTGACGGCTGCTGTCGACAGCACAAGGAAAAAAATGAGCATGATCAATGAAAACGGTTTGATTCGGAGATAGCGGCCGGATTTCGGCGCGTCCGGCTCCTGTTCTCCGTTCTCACGCGAATCGTTTTCGTTCATTGTCTTCCCTACTTTCTAAAATCCCGTGAAAAGACCGCTGCCAGGAGCGGTCTTTGTTCACAAGTTCTCTATCCATTTGTATTAGTCCGCAATCGCTGCGTCAAGTGCCACTTCAATCATTTCGTTGAATGTCGTCTGACGCTCTTCAGGTGTTGTGATTTCGCCTGTAATGATATGGTCACT
The Sporosarcina sp. P33 genome window above contains:
- a CDS encoding MATE family efflux transporter, yielding MTTAAKPLQQKTSIIIKIMIPIVITQVALYLMSFFDILMTGRYDTFHLAGVTIGSSFWIPVYTGLSGILMGLTPIIAQLIGAKNKKDVRPTVQQALYVSLALSAMIFILIRWVVLPAITRMPLDAPVIEVASSYLTGMSIGLVPLMAYTVLRSFFDALGATRVSMFIILLSAPINIALNYLLIFGNFGFPELGGAGAGYASGFTYWLVFIIAVLIAWSSRHFKEYMLFRNWQGISFVKWKEILLIGVPIGLSIFVETSIFSVVTLLMSSYSAQVISAHQIALNFTSLLYMVPLSVSMGTTILVGQSVGANQSKDAREYTYLGIAFAVVFSFLSIFILLTFRESIASMYTADAAIITLAIHFFVYAAFFQLSDAVQAPIQGALRGYKDVTMTFLVGVVSFWLIGLPTGFVLARFTELGAYGYWVGLIVGLTVGAVILSFRLRYIQNKYRVM
- a CDS encoding undecaprenyldiphospho-muramoylpentapeptide beta-N-acetylglucosaminyltransferase, whose product is MKQPVVVLTGGGTAGHVSVNQALIPVFLGKGYGVHYIGSHEGIEKELIGSGHPEVVYHAIQSGKLRRYFSMKNFTDPFRVGAGTLQALAILRKIKPEIIFSKGGFVSVPVVMAAKLANVPVVVHESDVTPGLANRLALPFSSHIFTVFEQTLQYVPEAKSACTGPIIRPELFSGDKERGLRMAGLTAEKPVFIIMGGSQGSAVLNEAIRAELPELLARYQLIHLCGKGNVDPQLSGVAGYAQYEYVTDELPDLLAAADYAISRAGSNAIFELLAIHKPMLLVPLAASKSRGDQILNAKYFASKGLALQVEEEQFADQPVAEQFAELVKEKARLLSNIEKTTEPKTPEKMADLILSFQK
- a CDS encoding S41 family peptidase gives rise to the protein MNENDSRENGEQEPDAPKSGRYLRIKPFSLIMLIFFLVLSTAAVTFFALTVGDEKVVEVVKPQQVGSERKEFKKLFDAYDQLKENYFDDVDDQVVIDGAINGMVDSLGDPYSDYLNEKEAKQLNESISSSFEGIGAEIQESNGYISIVSPIKNSPAEKAGLLPNDVVLSVDGESIQGMSSSEAVLLIRGEKGSTVTLSVRRGEKSDPFDVKIVRDVIPINTVYAEMLDDNIAHINITSFSEHTYEELLEAFNEMTDKGMEGVLIDVRQNPGGILSGAIDISDLFVEKGKILFQTEEKGMPPEAYPASDGQKVTVPVALIVDEGSASASEILAGALKESAGIPIVGVKTFGKGTVQTPTQLPDGSNLKLTTAKWLTPDGNWIHKKGIEPDVNVPYPSYASLPYLDSSEKMDEGLVSPSVQAAEEMLEAVGYDPGEADGLYDSNTTEAVKALQKDLSQDQTGVLTGDTTIGLMQKLRDKMKEDDPQLLKAKEIVLKEINS
- a CDS encoding GTP-binding protein, with the translated sequence MMDVYLLSGFLGSGKTSLLVQLVEQVKKSGRQPAVLMNEFGELNVDSRIVEDAGEVPLKELLNGCICCTGAESTEAQLQGLLTDYPEIDVLFIETTGAAHPVEALDAVCSPLFADQLDVKGIVTVVDAKRWIDRDKLSPRMLTLFLEQIRHANFLLLNKTDLLTDSQLAFVTMQVTQFNSYAPLIQTVEAKADFSYIEKMVNAAAPKQPVATGSGLPLTSKTLSFDQPINQEHFEDWVRTIPDSVYRMKGYIQLEGSRYSHLFQYAYGMVNWMPEYIQIPSKLVIIGEQLDNIQYVPEN
- a CDS encoding 2-oxoglutarate dehydrogenase E1 component; its protein translation is MSNNVDSHRSPYAAFSGPNLGYVMEMYDLFKTDANAVDPDLAELFRNFGAPQMDDSGQQAVVAQGSQTDLRKVLAVYSLLEAIRSYGHLAADIYPLNDRPKDTTRLELSYHGLTESDLVGLPATLFLKNVPATVENGLDAMNYLKSLYTGSIAYEFAHLIDETERNWIQTKIENGEVTSNMSGEDKKELLERLTKIEGFEKFIHRTFVGAKRFSIEGVDTLVVLIDELVRRSEEAKVKKMLIGMAHRGRLNVLTHNLNKPYEMMFAEFAGVPASPFLPKDGSLEVTRGWFGDVKYHMGALHKGKSGMERFLAYNPSHLEVVNPVITGQTRAAQENTDKPGIPQQDTNAAYAVLVHGDAAFPGQGIVPESFNYSRVRGFRTGGSIHVIANNTIGFTTEYYDSRSTHYASDPAKGFEVPVFHVNADHPEEVLAVAKLAFEYRQKFGKDVLIDLIGYRRYGHNEMDEPLVTNPVMYHEIHKHPTVREIYGQRLVEQKIMTDDEVKEMDKSVIATMQEAYDHVKEASADAPEISNATPEGVLAGLPRDLETGVPEERLRKMNEELLTYPADFSVFSKLDKILKRREEPFKGKGKIDWAHAEQLAFGSILQDGKPIRMTGQDIQRGTFAQRHLVLHDDKTGEELVPLHHISGSNASFVAYNSPLTEAGIVGYEFGYNLEEDKTMSIWEAQYGDFSNMAQVMFDQFVSSSYSKWGQQSGLVLLLPHAYEGQGPEHSSARIERYLQLCAENNWTVANISSAANYFHVLRRQSKILGSEAERPLVIATPKSLLRHPLVGADVEDLTEGHFKTVLEQPGTGTKPEKVKKILFASGKMAIDLAEKIKDGEGFDYLHVIRVEQLYPFPSEKIQEILARFPKAKDLVWVQEEPKNMGTWSFASPYLEQLADGKKISYVGRIKRSSPSEGDGASHKKEQNRIIEEALKK
- a CDS encoding CAP domain-containing protein; translated protein: MKKSLSVILLSSAILLPVHAAEASTTNQVQTKTYTWNVSNQQVYSYYWGNYHYQKPAPQKPSRPVQKPTPPAQQQPAQPSKPQTNNPSQQQTANVSATEQAVLDLTNAQRTKAGLKPLQIDAALQKSAKQKSADMAANKYFSHTSPTYGSPFDQMKMNGVTYRSAAENIAMGQRSAQEVVTAWMNSAGHRQNILTPGFTHIGIGYDANGHYWTQQFIQK